One Actinomycetota bacterium DNA segment encodes these proteins:
- a CDS encoding ABC transporter permease — protein MSKAFAVAKVFMIEMARDRSTWLSLILLPIGLTFIMGAAFGGSTTQPKVKLALADLDKSTYSEQFVDKFKEEKSFSIKSYEEAPARDLVKTSKVTAAVIIPNAYGQTLRDGGKTKIEVISVAGDTNGPALQEIIGGLANRYNTDSAAASLTVKQLDNYGRLAPGSADKTWGEVFTEADKKWDPPPVEVVAKELKASGVRGKKTLGFGFRQASLGFAVTFLLFLLVEGGASILEERHKNTLYRLLSTPTGKYTILGGKITGIYLSGVIQATILIAAGVFLFGVNWGREPLPLIALMAVYLLCGAALGVFIASIVRTNAQLQSIAPILIISMAMVGGCYWPVEITPPFMQTAAKLLPTGWVMQGLVDLIIRGHSWDAVLLPIAVLLGFTAVFLSLGAWRLKFE, from the coding sequence ATGAGTAAGGCCTTCGCCGTCGCTAAGGTTTTCATGATTGAAATGGCCAGGGACCGGTCAACCTGGTTGTCTCTGATACTTCTGCCGATAGGATTGACTTTTATCATGGGCGCCGCGTTCGGCGGAAGTACGACTCAGCCCAAAGTAAAACTAGCCCTGGCCGACCTGGATAAATCGACGTATTCGGAACAATTCGTCGATAAATTCAAGGAGGAGAAATCCTTTTCGATAAAGTCGTACGAAGAGGCGCCAGCCAGAGATTTAGTAAAGACCAGCAAGGTAACGGCCGCCGTCATAATCCCGAATGCATACGGACAAACTCTTCGCGACGGTGGGAAAACCAAAATCGAAGTAATCAGTGTCGCGGGAGACACGAACGGCCCGGCGTTGCAAGAGATCATCGGCGGTTTGGCCAACCGTTATAATACCGACAGCGCGGCGGCCTCACTTACGGTTAAACAGCTCGACAATTACGGCCGGCTTGCGCCGGGTTCGGCCGATAAGACCTGGGGAGAGGTGTTCACCGAAGCCGATAAGAAATGGGATCCCCCTCCGGTCGAAGTCGTCGCCAAAGAACTTAAGGCGTCGGGAGTGCGCGGTAAGAAAACCCTGGGTTTCGGGTTTCGCCAGGCGTCGCTCGGTTTTGCCGTGACGTTCCTACTCTTCTTGCTCGTGGAAGGCGGTGCTTCGATTCTGGAAGAACGGCACAAGAACACGCTCTACAGGCTATTATCCACGCCGACCGGCAAATATACGATTCTTGGCGGCAAGATAACTGGAATATATTTGTCGGGGGTTATTCAAGCGACGATACTCATCGCCGCGGGCGTTTTTCTGTTCGGGGTCAACTGGGGCAGAGAGCCCCTGCCGTTGATCGCGCTGATGGCCGTCTACTTGCTCTGCGGCGCCGCGCTAGGCGTTTTCATAGCCTCAATCGTCAGGACAAATGCGCAACTGCAGAGCATCGCGCCGATCTTGATCATAAGCATGGCCATGGTCGGCGGCTGCTATTGGCCGGTCGAGATTACGCCTCCGTTTATGCAAACCGCCGCGAAGTTGCTTCCGACGGGTTGGGTCATGCAAGGCTTGGTTGATTTGATTATCCGCGGCCATAGTTGGGACGCGGTCCTTCTACCCATTGCCGTTCTGCTCGGTTTTACCGCTGTGTTTCTCTCTCTCGGAGCCTGGCGCCTGAAGTTCGAATAA
- a CDS encoding M23 family metallopeptidase, translating to MYPPVTVAVDARYLAEVNGFDSNGRSDHGDGYSYGPIEDRRGHEVYIKGGDALDVYVPAGTFIQSAISGVVSSIGIDRYGTMYIIIAGDEGETVDAHLMNLTVNQGDTVTAGQIIGQVSGKLNNPHDHAERFINGRSLMAAEILANIGGGGGGGGGDMPIGEATIRALAREEVDKFLDEPNLEMPRNPDGSYRSIRQTINDIHNFLGGLVQQDKNLAKLIAEAAASPGTVDTAAIAKLVAPQVAPDVLSLIIKKLGV from the coding sequence ATGTACCCGCCAGTCACCGTAGCGGTAGACGCTCGATATCTCGCAGAGGTCAACGGCTTCGACAGTAATGGCCGTTCCGACCACGGTGACGGCTATTCTTATGGGCCAATCGAGGACAGGCGGGGCCACGAGGTCTATATCAAAGGCGGGGACGCGCTAGACGTTTATGTTCCGGCTGGTACATTCATTCAATCCGCCATATCCGGCGTCGTCTCAAGCATTGGCATCGACCGCTACGGGACTATGTATATCATCATCGCCGGAGACGAAGGCGAGACGGTCGACGCGCATCTTATGAATCTTACGGTGAACCAGGGCGACACAGTTACCGCCGGTCAGATAATCGGCCAGGTGTCCGGAAAGCTGAACAATCCGCACGACCATGCGGAACGGTTTATAAATGGGCGGTCGCTGATGGCCGCAGAGATATTGGCAAATATAGGAGGAGGAGGAGGAGGAGGAGGAGGAGACATGCCTATTGGCGAAGCAACAATCCGAGCGTTAGCGCGGGAGGAAGTCGACAAGTTCCTCGACGAACCGAACCTCGAGATGCCAAGGAACCCCGATGGCTCTTACAGGAGCATCCGGCAGACAATCAACGATATTCACAATTTCCTCGGTGGCTTGGTTCAGCAGGATAAGAACTTGGCGAAACTCATCGCCGAGGCCGCGGCAAGTCCCGGCACGGTAGACACGGCGGCTATCGCAAAACTCGTCGCCCCGCAAGTGGCGCCGGATGTGCTCTCACTCATCATTAAAAAACTCGGGGTTTAA
- a CDS encoding ABC transporter permease — MSILESFRLAFDALVANKMRALLTMLGVIIGVMAVILLISMGQGVKEDITGQVSGLGSNLLFVMPGRFDFTASDSGGGNGIPTYKLRPADVEIVKKRATLAAGVIGIVEAPTKVTYKNRNRRTIGVCTNETYPIVMERPLAEGRFFTKSQLEAGRRVAVLGKTTANALFGSTSPIGKQIKVGDQKFVVIGVMSTKGMMMGQDFDDGVWVPITLANTLVGHERISEIVVKASDPDRVDETKKEIENILLKKFTKDDFTVFTQGETLSLLKNILNVMTLMLAGLASISLLVGGIGIMNIMLVSVTERTREIGIRKAVGARTTDIMIQFIIEAVMLSALGGLVGIALGIGIALILNNWLPAQITAWSVSLAFFFSAGVGIFFGVYPAWKAARLDPIEALRYE; from the coding sequence ATGAGTATCCTGGAAAGTTTCCGGCTGGCTTTCGACGCCTTGGTGGCCAACAAAATGCGGGCTCTGTTGACAATGCTCGGAGTTATTATCGGGGTCATGGCCGTTATCTTGCTGATAAGCATGGGTCAGGGCGTTAAGGAGGACATAACGGGCCAAGTCTCCGGCCTGGGCTCAAACCTTCTATTCGTTATGCCGGGACGCTTTGATTTTACAGCCAGTGATTCCGGCGGCGGCAACGGTATACCGACCTACAAACTGCGGCCGGCGGACGTCGAAATTGTCAAGAAACGAGCCACCCTTGCGGCCGGCGTTATCGGGATTGTCGAGGCGCCGACGAAAGTAACATACAAGAACCGTAACCGGCGGACAATTGGCGTTTGCACCAACGAAACTTATCCGATCGTCATGGAAAGGCCCTTGGCGGAAGGACGCTTCTTTACCAAGTCCCAACTGGAAGCAGGGCGGCGCGTCGCTGTTCTTGGCAAGACCACGGCCAACGCGCTATTCGGCAGCACCAGCCCGATTGGAAAGCAGATAAAAGTCGGCGACCAGAAATTCGTAGTAATCGGGGTTATGTCTACCAAAGGTATGATGATGGGCCAGGACTTTGACGACGGTGTTTGGGTGCCGATAACACTGGCCAATACATTGGTCGGCCATGAAAGAATAAGCGAGATCGTTGTGAAAGCCAGTGACCCGGACAGGGTCGACGAAACCAAGAAAGAAATAGAGAACATATTGCTAAAGAAATTCACTAAGGACGATTTTACGGTATTCACCCAGGGGGAAACGCTGTCGCTTCTAAAGAACATCCTCAATGTCATGACACTAATGCTGGCGGGCCTCGCCAGTATCTCGTTGCTGGTCGGCGGGATAGGGATCATGAACATCATGCTGGTATCCGTCACCGAACGAACACGCGAGATCGGGATCAGGAAAGCAGTCGGCGCCAGAACGACCGATATCATGATTCAATTCATCATCGAAGCGGTCATGCTCAGCGCTTTGGGCGGACTGGTAGGAATCGCGCTGGGCATCGGCATCGCTTTAATATTGAACAACTGGTTGCCGGCCCAGATTACCGCCTGGTCAGTCTCTCTGGCGTTCTTTTTCTCGGCCGGCGTCGGCATCTTCTTCGGCGTTTATCCGGCTTGGAAAGCCGCCCGTCTTGACCCGATAGAAGCTTTACGATACGAATAG
- a CDS encoding ABC transporter permease, with protein sequence MKLFSIAIKDTKVLIRDWKALAILLAMPFILISLLGMALGSVWAGESGISKFDVGVVNADKGELAKVFITDVLKSPDMAKMLNVSEVSESEARTKIESGDLAAAVIIPEGFTKKVMSGQNATMEVFGDPGQEVRAGIIRSIANAYASRLSSVMIGASVPVGALIQAGAVPPDRAVALGQELATEARKASENPQITVAKGSLSRERELTAIEYYSAGMSVMFLMFGSMYGAFSLLDERRQFTLMRLMSTPTSRLTILGGKLAGIFLIGVLQFSVLVLITRVIYGVKWGPLPEVATLMAATVLATTGLAIFISTIGKTQGAVAGISQLIIQPMAVLGGSMIPLIAFPPWLQTVSKFTINYWAISGFRDLMLGKGFESIVQPALILIIIAAVFMALGVWRFTYE encoded by the coding sequence ATGAAACTCTTTTCCATTGCCATCAAAGACACGAAAGTCCTTATCCGTGACTGGAAGGCTTTGGCCATCCTGCTCGCGATGCCGTTTATATTGATCAGCTTGCTCGGCATGGCCTTAGGTAGCGTTTGGGCCGGCGAGTCGGGCATCTCGAAGTTCGACGTTGGCGTGGTTAATGCGGACAAAGGAGAGCTCGCCAAGGTTTTCATCACGGACGTACTTAAGTCTCCAGACATGGCCAAGATGCTTAACGTCAGCGAGGTTTCGGAATCGGAGGCGCGCACCAAGATAGAAAGCGGCGACTTGGCGGCGGCTGTCATAATCCCGGAAGGATTCACCAAGAAGGTTATGAGCGGCCAGAACGCCACTATGGAGGTGTTCGGCGACCCCGGCCAGGAGGTTCGGGCAGGAATCATACGAAGCATCGCCAACGCTTACGCGAGCCGCCTTTCTTCCGTAATGATCGGCGCGTCCGTACCGGTCGGGGCGTTGATCCAAGCCGGCGCGGTCCCTCCCGACCGAGCCGTCGCCCTCGGCCAGGAGCTGGCTACGGAGGCCAGGAAAGCGTCGGAAAATCCTCAAATCACCGTCGCCAAAGGCTCACTGTCTCGAGAGCGCGAGCTAACCGCGATCGAGTATTATTCCGCCGGCATGAGCGTGATGTTCCTTATGTTCGGCAGTATGTACGGCGCTTTTAGCCTATTGGATGAACGGCGGCAATTCACCTTGATGCGGTTGATGTCTACGCCGACAAGCCGGTTGACGATTTTGGGAGGCAAGCTGGCCGGCATTTTCTTGATCGGCGTTCTTCAGTTTTCAGTCCTTGTTCTGATTACCAGGGTTATCTACGGCGTCAAATGGGGGCCTTTACCGGAGGTTGCGACATTAATGGCGGCGACGGTCTTGGCGACAACCGGATTGGCCATATTCATATCGACGATCGGCAAGACGCAAGGCGCCGTCGCCGGCATCTCGCAACTCATCATCCAGCCGATGGCCGTTTTGGGTGGCAGCATGATTCCCCTGATTGCCTTCCCGCCCTGGCTGCAGACGGTTAGCAAGTTCACGATAAACTACTGGGCGATTTCGGGTTTCCGCGACCTGATGCTGGGTAAAGGCTTTGAGTCGATTGTTCAGCCCGCGCTGATTCTAATAATCATCGCGGCCGTTTTTATGGCCTTGGGCGTCTGGAGGTTTACGTATGAGTAA
- a CDS encoding ABC transporter ATP-binding protein, translating to MLVVDNLIKTYRLEGIDVEALRGVSFRVGDGDFVAVMGQSGSGKSTLMNLIGCLDRPTAGAIILDGQFTSDLNDNQLAKVRNEKIGFVFQNFNLLSRASALKNVELPLVYAGVSPHERRERAEASLVSVGLEDRLHHRPNQLSGGQQQRVAIARALSVNPSLILADEPTGALDSKSGDEIMGILAGFNKQGKTIILVTHEPYIADYTDRVIRLLDGQIVEDSLTKNGQRE from the coding sequence ATGCTTGTCGTAGACAACCTGATAAAAACCTACCGGCTTGAAGGAATCGACGTCGAAGCGCTCCGCGGAGTTTCTTTCCGGGTAGGCGACGGCGACTTCGTGGCAGTAATGGGCCAGTCGGGCAGCGGCAAATCCACCCTTATGAATCTAATCGGCTGCCTTGACCGGCCGACAGCCGGAGCGATTATTCTGGATGGGCAATTCACCTCTGATCTAAACGATAACCAGCTAGCCAAGGTTCGAAACGAAAAAATCGGTTTCGTTTTTCAGAATTTCAATCTTCTGTCTCGCGCTTCGGCGCTTAAGAATGTCGAATTGCCGTTAGTGTACGCCGGAGTCTCGCCGCATGAGCGTCGAGAACGGGCCGAGGCCTCTTTGGTCTCCGTTGGCTTGGAAGACCGTCTGCACCACCGGCCCAATCAGCTTTCCGGCGGACAACAGCAACGCGTGGCCATAGCGAGAGCTCTGTCAGTAAATCCGTCTCTTATCCTGGCCGACGAGCCTACGGGAGCCCTGGACAGTAAAAGCGGCGACGAGATCATGGGCATTCTGGCCGGGTTTAATAAACAGGGCAAGACGATTATTCTGGTCACACACGAGCCATATATCGCGGACTACACAGATCGTGTTATCCGGCTCCTGGACGGTCAAATCGTTGAAGACTCGTTAACGAAGAACGGGCAGCGCGAATGA
- a CDS encoding ABC transporter ATP-binding protein — MVEVKNLVKVFDTNRAVDGVSFSVEAGEVFGLLGPNGAGKSTLIGMISTLLTPTSGDVMIDGHSAIKEPMVVKKVIGVVPQEIALYPTLTARENLGFWGSMYGLSPSEIKKREAAVLDIVGLTDRANEKIETYSGGMKRRINIAAGLLHSPKVLFMDEPTVGIDPQSRNHILEMVKKLNADGLTIIYTSHYMEEVEFLCDRIAIVDHGKVIAEGTQEELRLLVGNKDTIRVSAPEVSQSVADKVKKLSDIDSVVVKKEEVDIVSAHGRKVLADVISVLNDDNVKIASVEVQEPDLESVFLHLTGRSLRD, encoded by the coding sequence ATTGTCGAAGTCAAGAACCTCGTAAAAGTTTTCGATACCAATAGAGCCGTTGACGGCGTCAGTTTCTCGGTCGAAGCCGGAGAGGTCTTCGGCCTCCTCGGACCGAACGGCGCCGGCAAATCAACCCTGATCGGCATGATTTCAACCCTGCTTACGCCCACTTCGGGCGACGTTATGATAGACGGCCATAGTGCCATCAAAGAACCGATGGTCGTCAAGAAGGTCATCGGCGTCGTCCCGCAGGAAATCGCCCTCTACCCTACGCTTACCGCCCGCGAAAACCTAGGATTCTGGGGCTCTATGTATGGCTTGTCGCCTTCGGAAATCAAGAAAAGGGAAGCGGCTGTCCTGGATATAGTGGGCTTGACCGACAGGGCGAACGAGAAGATAGAGACCTATTCCGGCGGGATGAAAAGACGGATAAACATCGCCGCGGGTTTGCTGCATAGCCCCAAGGTTCTCTTTATGGACGAACCGACCGTCGGCATCGATCCGCAAAGCCGCAACCACATCCTGGAAATGGTGAAGAAGCTTAACGCGGATGGATTAACGATTATCTACACCAGCCACTACATGGAAGAGGTCGAGTTTCTCTGTGACCGGATCGCCATTGTCGACCATGGAAAAGTCATCGCCGAAGGCACGCAAGAGGAACTGCGTTTGCTTGTCGGCAATAAGGATACGATCCGGGTATCGGCGCCTGAAGTCTCACAGTCAGTCGCCGATAAGGTTAAGAAACTCAGCGACATTGACAGCGTGGTCGTGAAGAAAGAGGAAGTCGACATCGTAAGCGCGCATGGCCGGAAGGTTTTAGCGGACGTGATATCCGTGCTGAACGACGACAACGTCAAAATCGCGTCCGTCGAAGTACAAGAGCCGGACCTAGAAAGCGTGTTCCTTCATCTGACCGGCCGCAGCCTGCGAGACTAA
- a CDS encoding hemolysin III family protein, with the protein MAHKRAYSVGEEVAHAITHGAGAIFFLGGLIYLIIKAVSSGDPWRVATSIVYGSSLVLLYTISTLYHSFTWPRVKAVFQTLDHAAIYVLIAGSYTPFALVTLRGSGGEWMCALLWTIAIAGILSEVLWANRPRWLSVIIYLGMGWISVVMIKPMLALAAPQAIWLLIAGGLSYTIGTLAYMSKRVPYLHAVWHGFVFMGSLLHFLAIAIYVI; encoded by the coding sequence ATGGCTCATAAACGAGCATACTCAGTCGGCGAGGAAGTCGCGCATGCCATAACCCATGGCGCCGGCGCGATATTCTTCCTCGGCGGTCTGATCTACCTGATTATTAAAGCCGTTTCCTCAGGCGACCCTTGGCGAGTGGCTACCAGTATCGTATACGGTTCGTCGCTCGTACTCCTCTACACGATTTCTACGCTCTATCATAGTTTCACCTGGCCTCGCGTCAAAGCTGTTTTTCAAACCTTAGATCATGCCGCAATCTACGTCCTCATAGCCGGTTCCTATACGCCCTTTGCTCTGGTTACTTTGCGCGGTTCAGGCGGCGAATGGATGTGTGCCTTGTTGTGGACGATCGCCATTGCGGGTATCCTCTCCGAGGTCTTGTGGGCAAACCGCCCCAGATGGTTGAGCGTTATTATCTACTTGGGCATGGGATGGATATCAGTTGTCATGATCAAGCCGATGCTGGCCCTGGCTGCCCCGCAGGCAATCTGGCTCCTGATCGCCGGCGGACTCTCGTACACGATCGGAACGCTTGCTTATATGTCCAAGCGAGTACCCTATCTTCACGCAGTCTGGCACGGCTTTGTTTTTATGGGAAGCCTGCTTCATTTCCTGGCAATAGCGATATATGTAATCTGA
- a CDS encoding efflux RND transporter periplasmic adaptor subunit codes for MAKGKSKEEPKDGELEQQKEEINEPLADDLIPEALPPDELPPDEPVEPGIEAVEASLEQATQDDLLKDEFNIVEPDEGATPPEEIAHDEFADIGPVVIKPKRRIPWKRIFGILIPLILLAGLIGGGIGYYIYLKNKPIAVSTTMSLRGEIKDVVSATGKVEANKMTPVTPVKNDTVIEVLVAEGDEVTAGQNLVKLTTNGFVTAPIAGRVVNVTVKVNDEVRGTTPPVITPTPTTPTTPTAPTTTTPTDQTQTPATTTPSTTITQAQAQTQVATVLMTIADMNPTYVIASVDETDISKIKVAQKAEMVLDAYPTKKLKGDIKEIGVVATTTATGGTAFPVKIQVTQAKNVDLRLGMSADVEVIVETKEDALRVPVTAVTTDNGKDIVYVVKNNVAEKTTVKLGLLSGEYYEVLGGLTEGDEVVVKGLDLLKGRTKADVKAKRT; via the coding sequence TGACCTGATACCGGAAGCGCTGCCGCCCGACGAGCTGCCGCCAGACGAGCCAGTCGAGCCGGGAATCGAAGCGGTCGAGGCATCGCTGGAACAGGCTACGCAAGATGATCTATTAAAAGACGAGTTCAATATCGTTGAACCCGATGAGGGCGCCACTCCGCCGGAAGAAATTGCCCACGACGAATTTGCCGATATCGGCCCCGTTGTCATCAAACCGAAACGAAGAATACCCTGGAAGAGAATTTTCGGGATACTCATCCCTTTGATCCTTCTGGCCGGGCTTATCGGCGGCGGTATCGGATATTATATCTATCTGAAGAACAAGCCGATCGCAGTGTCGACGACTATGTCGTTGCGGGGCGAGATTAAGGATGTCGTCAGCGCCACCGGGAAGGTCGAAGCGAATAAAATGACTCCGGTTACGCCGGTCAAGAACGACACCGTCATCGAGGTTCTGGTAGCCGAAGGCGACGAGGTCACAGCCGGACAAAACCTGGTCAAGTTGACGACCAACGGTTTTGTCACGGCGCCCATTGCCGGCCGGGTCGTGAATGTCACCGTAAAAGTCAATGACGAGGTAAGGGGGACGACGCCGCCAGTCATAACTCCGACGCCAACAACGCCAACAACGCCGACGGCGCCAACGACCACAACCCCGACCGATCAGACGCAAACCCCGGCAACAACGACTCCGTCGACAACGATCACTCAAGCACAAGCGCAAACCCAAGTAGCGACCGTATTGATGACGATTGCCGATATGAACCCAACGTATGTTATCGCCAGCGTGGATGAGACCGATATCTCTAAGATCAAGGTCGCGCAGAAAGCGGAAATGGTCCTGGACGCTTATCCTACCAAGAAACTGAAAGGCGATATCAAGGAAATCGGCGTCGTGGCCACAACTACCGCGACCGGAGGCACCGCTTTCCCCGTAAAAATCCAGGTTACTCAGGCCAAGAACGTCGATCTTCGTTTAGGCATGAGCGCTGATGTCGAGGTCATAGTCGAAACCAAGGAGGACGCGCTACGCGTGCCGGTTACGGCGGTAACGACCGATAATGGCAAAGACATCGTTTACGTCGTTAAGAACAACGTCGCGGAGAAGACGACCGTCAAGCTCGGTTTGTTGTCCGGGGAATACTATGAGGTCCTCGGCGGGTTAACCGAAGGCGATGAGGTCGTTGTTAAAGGATTGGACCTGCTGAAAGGCAGAACAAAAGCCGACGTCAAGGCCAAGCGCACCTAG